From Rhodopseudomonas palustris, a single genomic window includes:
- a CDS encoding MBL fold metallo-hydrolase, producing MTLTLTILGSGSSAGVPRPALGWGAADPSNPKNRRLRCSLLAERITPEGGITRVLIDTSPDLREQLISADVDHLDAVFLTHEHADQTHGIDDLRSVVMAMKRRIPVYLNRSTGEHVLYRFAYCFEQAPGSSYPAILESREIEAGDSKTIAGAGGDLTLTAFLVQHGDIPALGYRIAGAAYTPDVHDIPEASFGALEGLDLWIIDGLRYKHHASHFNIETALKWIERFKPKRAVITNMHADIDYETLRKELPEGVVPGFDGMRLEIAG from the coding sequence ATGACGCTGACGCTCACCATCCTCGGCTCGGGCTCCTCCGCCGGCGTGCCGCGCCCGGCGCTCGGCTGGGGCGCCGCCGATCCGTCCAATCCGAAGAACCGGCGGCTGCGCTGCTCGCTGCTGGCCGAGCGCATCACACCGGAGGGCGGCATCACCCGCGTGCTGATCGACACTTCGCCGGACCTGCGCGAGCAACTGATCAGCGCCGACGTCGATCATCTCGACGCTGTGTTCCTGACCCACGAGCACGCCGACCAAACCCACGGCATCGACGATCTGCGCTCGGTGGTGATGGCGATGAAGCGGCGCATCCCGGTGTATCTCAACCGGTCGACCGGCGAACACGTGCTGTACCGCTTCGCCTACTGTTTCGAACAGGCACCTGGCAGCTCGTATCCGGCGATCCTGGAGTCGCGCGAGATCGAAGCCGGCGACAGCAAGACCATCGCCGGCGCCGGCGGCGACCTCACGCTGACCGCGTTCCTGGTGCAGCACGGCGACATCCCTGCGCTCGGCTATCGCATCGCCGGCGCGGCCTATACGCCCGACGTCCATGATATTCCGGAAGCGAGCTTCGGCGCCCTCGAAGGCCTCGACCTCTGGATTATCGATGGGCTGCGCTACAAGCACCACGCCAGCCACTTCAACATCGAGACCGCGCTGAAGTGGATCGAGCGCTTCAAGCCGAAGCGCGCCGTGATCACCAACATGCACGCCGACATCGATTACGAGACGCTGCGGAAGGAATTGCCGGAGGGCGTGGTGCCGGGGTTCGACGGGATGCGGCTGGAGATCGCGGGCTGA